Genomic segment of Nostoc sp. TCL240-02:
TGTTTCCATTAAACCCAGCGTTTTTAAAACTTTTTGGTACTTCTTAGAGTCAGTTTGTTGTAGTTTAGCTAGTGCTGTACTAGCCTCGCTTGAAAATATTATCTTAAAATTCACTATTGCTCAGTTTGGTAGATTAACCCTTGTAACAAGGATTATGTTTTAAAATTAGTGTTCAGAGCTAGTGTCCTGGTGACATCCTCTATTCATCAATTTCTATATCCGCATACTCGGCAAACGAACCTAAGTCGTGAAGTTCACCAGAACTTGCCTGTTTTATACCAACTTCTAATGAGCTACGAGCTACAGAATTTTGCCATATCCAAAGTTCTCTTTGTGGAATGTTTACAATTGGATCTAGCAGAATTTGTCCTAACTCATTAATCAGCACTCGGTAACTCTTTGCTTTGGCAACAGTACCCAAGGTTAATCGTCCTTTGTTATCAGTTTTGACACTATCTTTAACTATTTGGAAGTCCTGATTTTCAATCATATTGCTGCTATGCTGCTATATCCTAAACTCATTATAAACATCTGTGGGTAAGTGGGTATTGCCCACTTACAAGAAAATTGCATAAAAAAGCCCCCAGTATATCTACTGAGGGTGAGAAATAATACCATTTCACTTTATGTTTGTCGGAGATGACCCTGCGATCGCCTCTACTTAGATGAGAGGCTAATTATTTCTCAAATATTACAGCAAAAAGCGATCGGGTATAAAATTAGCCAACATTTGCCAAGAGCAATTCTCGTTTTTCTAATTTTTGTACTCTCACCTGAGAGTCATCATCAACATCGATAAGCGCTGTGTCTCCATCTGTAATTTGACCAGACAGCATTGCTTCGGCGAGAGAATCTTCTAAAAGGCGCATAATTGCCCGACGTAATGGTCTTGCACCATAGCTGGGGTTATAACCTTCTTGCACTACAAGTTCTTTGAAGCGATCGCTAACTTCAAGAGTAATCCCCTTTTCTGTCAAGCGTTTAGAAACTTCACGAAGCATAATTTCAGCAATTTGCTTCACTTCATCCCTAGAAAGCTGGGTGAAGACGATAATTTCATCGAGACGGTTCAGGAACTCAGGACGGAAGTAAGCTTTCAATTCTTCATTTACCAAGGTGCGGATACGGTTATAACTAGCGTCGGCTTGAGTGTCGAAGTCAAAGCCTAAACCACTACCGCCTTTTTCAATCACCTTGGAACCGATGTTGGAAGTCAAAATGATCAGCGTATTCTTGAAGTCTACTTTCCGACCTTTGGCATCGGTAAGATGACCGTCATCCAAGAGTTGCAGCAGCATATTGAATACATCGGGGTGCGCTTTTTCGATTTCGTCAAATAGCAGCACTGTGTAGGGTTTCCGCCGCACGGCTTCTGTAAGCTGTCCGCCTTCGTCATATCCGACGTAACCCGGAGGCGAACCAATTAACTTAGCGACGGTGTGGCTTTCCATGTATTCGGACATATCTAGCCGAATCATCGAATCTTCCGCACCGAAGAAGTAGGAAGCTAGTGCCTTCGCCAATTCTGTTTTACCGACTCCGGTAGGGCCAGAGAAGATAAAGCTAGCAATGGGACGATTGGGATTTTTCAAGCCGACGCGGGCGCGACGGATACCGCGAGATACAGCCGAAACTGCTTGCTCTTGACCGATAAGGCGTTGATGCAGAGTGTCTTCTAGGTGCAGAAGTAACTCTGACTCAGATTCCGTCAGTTTGTTGACTGGTACACCAGTCCAAGAGGCAACAATTTGGGCGATGTCTTCTTCGTCAACCACAGTCGAGTTTACAGGTTGCTCGTTTGGTGTAAACGTTGCTTGCAGTTGTTCTGCAAGTTTTAACTCTTGGTCGCGTAGGGTTACAGCTTTGTCAAAATCTTGGACTCTGACTGCTGCTTCTTTTTCTTTGGTAACGCCAGCGAGTTCACGCTTGAGTTCTTTATTAGGAGAACTTTGAGAGTTCCGCAGACGAACGCGAGAACCAGCTTCATCAATTAAGTCTATTGCCTTATCTGGCAAGAAGCGATCGCTAATATAGCGGTCTGATAATTCTGCGGCTGCTACAAGTGCCGAATCCAAAATTGTGACTTTGTGGTGCTGTTCGTAAGCGCCGCGCAAGCCGTAAAGAATTTGTACGGTTTCTTCTACTGAGGGTTCTCCAACCATAATCGGTTGGAAACGACGCTCTAAGGCGGCATCACGCTCGATATGCTTGCGATACTCATCGAGGGTAGTTGCGCCGATGCACTGGAGTTCACCCCGTGCTAAGGCAGGTTTGAGGATGTTTGCTGCATCCAAACCACCTTCTGTACCACCAGCACCAACCAAGGTGTGAATTTCGTCAATTACCAAGATGATATTGCCGACAGTGCGAACTTCTTCCACAACTTTTTTGATGCGTTCTTCAAAATCGCCACGGAAGCGAGTTCCAGCCACCAATGACCCCATATCGAGGCTGATAACTTGCTTGTCTTGCAAACTTTCGGGAACATCTTGGTTGATAATTCTTTGAGCTAGACCTTCTGCGATCGCAGTTTTACCAACTCCTGGTTCTCCAATCAACACGGGATTATTCTTAGTGCGGCGACCGAGAATTTGGATTGCCCGCTCAATTTCTTTCTCACGACCAACAACGGGGTCGAGTCTGCCTTCTTGCGCTAATTTGGTCAAATTTCTGCCATATTCTTCCATCGTTAGCGGTTGGGTGCGCTTTTGACTACCACTACCAGCGAAAGCTGGTGCATTTTCACCCAAACGGCGAACTATGGCACTGCGAACAGTTTTGAAGTCAACTCCTAGATTTTGTAGAACTTTAGCGGCGACACCTTCACCAGCCTCAGTTAATCCTAAGAGTAAGTGTTCTGTGTTGATGTAATTCTGTCCCAGACTATGAGCTTCTTTAAAAGATTGCTCGAAGAGGCTTTTCACCTTGGGAGTGAAAGGAATTTCTGGTGGTACAAAGCCAGAACCCCTACCAATAATTTTTTCTACCTCACGACGTGCGTCTTTGAGGGTAACGCCTAATTCGGCCAGCACTTTAGCAGCAACCCCAGTTCCTTCTCCCATCAAACCCAGGAGAATTTGTTCAGTTCCTACGAAATTGTGTCCCAGGCGACGTGCTTCTTCCTGAGCTAGCATAATTACTCTAATGGCTTCGGAAGTGAAGTGTTCAAACATAATGGGTTCTTGCTCCCTCGCTGCTTGGACTTTGGGTGAGATAAAATTCACCCTCATCTAAAGTTTTTTGTATTTTCTTAAGGACTAATGTAACTTTATTTAAAGTTAAGTGGCAGTGGTGAGAGCCGTAAGACATCAGGTGTACTAGCCGTCTAAGAGAATTTAAGAGTTGGGAGTTAGAGGTTAAGAGTAAGTAAGGAGTTCTCAATTTTACAGTTAGTTTTTCCGTGTAGAAGATGATTTTTTGCCTTTTCTGCTCCTCTGCTCTCGGCTAAACTTAGAACTCAGGACTAAGAACGGGCTAAACCCTAACTATCCGCTAACAACACTCAGGACTGACGATGACTGAACCAAAGGTTGGTAAAGACCAACAACACCCTCTTTATAATCGCGATCGCCCCCTTATTGATATCTTACTCGCTCAAGAGGCGACAGACTATAACTTAGCAGAATTAGCTAGGTTGCGAATGCGTTATCAAGGCTTTCCAGGCGCAAGAGACATCCAAAAAGACCTAGATAAAGTCTTACAGCAGTGGGGTTTAACCGAAATTGAGCTTTTTGAGAAAACTCGCAAAATTCACGATTTGGGCGGTATTTACAAAAGTCGCGGTAAAAAAGATGAACAGGATTGGAATTAGGGAATTGGAGATTGGGGATTAATTATTCCCTCGTATTTCCAACTCTTGTACAGACGCGATGAATCGCGTCTCTCCTAAGTCGTTATTTATATAGACTACAAGACTTTGCACTGACCATGATGCCGTAACAAATGGTCACACAGTATCAATGCCACCATTGCCTCAACCATTGGCACTGCACGCGGTAATACACAAGGATCGTGTCTTCCTTTTGCTGCTAATAGGGTTTCTTCGCCCTCACGAGTTACAGTCTTCTGCTCTTTTCTAATTGTTGCTGTCGGCTTAAATGCAACTCGCAAAATGATATTTTCGCCGTTGGAAATACCGCCTTGAATACCGCCAGAACGGTTTGTTACTGTACGGATTTCACCATTTTGATTGATATAAAATTCGTCGTTATGCTCAATTCCCGTTAGTAGCGTTCCCGCAAAACCGGAACCAATTTCAAAGCCTTTGCTAGCAGGGAGAGACATGACACCCTTAGCGATATCAGCTTCTAATTTATCAAATACTGGTTCGCCCAAACCTTTCGGTACATTTCGGGCTACACATTCTACGACACCGCCGATAGAATCACCTTGTCTACCTATTTGCTCAATTAATTCAATCATGCGATCGCCACATTCAGCATCGGGACAGCGAACGATATTGCTTTCTACTTGCTCTAAGGTGACAGTATTTGGATCGACTACACCTTCTAAGTCTTTGATGCGCTTAACGTAAGCAATAATTTCGATATTGGCAACTTGACGGAGAATTTTTTTAGCGATCGCACCTGCTGCTACTCTCCCGATTGTCTCACGCGCTGACGACCTACCCCCACCTTGCCAATTGCGAATGCCATATTTTGCATCATAGGTTGCATCCGCGTGAGAAGGCCGATACTTCTGTGCCATCTCGTCGTAATCTTGGGGACGAGTATCTTGATTACGTACCAAAATTGTTATAGGCGTTCCCAGCGTTTTGCCTTCAAATACTCCTGAGATAATCTCGCAGGTATCAGCTTCTTTGCGAGGAGTCGTAATTTTACTTTGTCCCGGTCGCCTTCTATCTAGTTCTACCTGAATTTCTTCTGCCGAAATATCTAGTTGGGGAGGACAACCATCAATCACAACTCCCACACCGCCGCCGTGAGACTCGCCAAAAGTACTAATGCGAAATAAATGACCAAAAATATTGCCCATGATTTTGAGGAAAAAGGTGAGGCTTATGTATTCTACCTAGAGTTCTTCAAAAGTTTGTCTTTGCTTTTTGTAGAATTCTTCGCTATTTCCTAGTATTTATGCAACAGTCTCATTGCAGTTCCAGTGATGAAAGTGGACGCATATAGTTATCTGCTCAAAGAGTAAATTACCATGCAAGGGTTACACCTGCCAGGAAATCGAACAATTCACAACAGCTTAATTAGGGGTTAACCGATAGATATAGTGAAAACATTAAGCTCTTTTGCCAACCACAACTGTCACGAGAGTACAAACCACAAAAAATACGGAATAAAGCTTCTATTTTAGACCTATCATCTATCCAAACTCGTTCAAAATTATGGAGTGGCAATTTAACACTATCTGGCAATGGTTGTTGTGCATTGTCAGAGTTTTGTTTTGGTAGCTTGGACTAATTTGCATTTAATAGCAATGAATCTTTTCCGTGGCTTGGACGAATTTGGCGTTGCCGTAGCCTCGGTCATAAGCGGCAAGTAGTCTTTTGCCTAACTCACGAGTTACTTGTAGAGGTTTCTGATTCGCTCAACATCCTTGACAAAAGTACATTTCCATAAGATGCACTCATGTAACCGTTGTCTGCGATCGCCTATAGCCATTTACAATACGTAAGTAAGACAAATGACGTAATAACAAGGCTTTTAGGCATCAATTCTGAAAATTAAAGAAAAAAATAATTACTAATTGCCTAAAAATTCCGGTTTTTTTGGCTTTGGGATGATAAATAAAAATAATAGCGTTGAATGTCATGCTTCTTGCTGCGAAGGATTACTGAAATTCTTTGCTGCTTTCAGGATGACTACTGAGCATCAAATAACATCTGCCGCCAATCAGTTTTTTGCTGGGGATGCTGCTACATCCAAAGGCTTTACCACAAAACTTGCTCTAGATGTATCTAAGTAATTATGCTGATAAAGTGTAAAGATGTCACCGGATCTAGAAGTGAATTTTAAAGTAACTGTAAAGGATTTTGTACCATTTTGGCAGGTTTTTATCGGAAAGATGGGATATTAGTAGATTGTACAAATCTTTATTGTTATTCACTATCTACCGACAACTGCTAAGTACAAGCAAATAGCGACATAAATAAGTTTAAGTAATTTAATGAAGTAGGAAATAATACATGGTATTATCACTGTCTTCTCATAACGTTATCCAGTATCTGCAAGAAGCGGGGCTGTGTAGCTCAGAAGATGACGCATCAGATAAATCTGAGTTGCCAGGAAGTAGTAAGAACAGTTTCGATTTACTCGTGACTTTAGCAGATAATCGGAAACTGCTCATTAAACAAGAACGTAACGTTAAAAGCAATGACGGCGCTCCTCATGAATTGTTTCAGGAGTGGCTATTTCATCAGTTGCTCCAACAGTTTCCAGTTCTCGGCAATATTTCTGAGGTTGCACCGTTAGTAGTCCATTTTGACGAAGAAAATTCTATCCTTGTCCGCAACTACTCAAGTGAATATCTTAAGCTTGCGACATTGTACCACAATAATGAGATTTGTCCACAAGAAATTGCCACTGCGATCGGCACTACTTTAGCGGGACTCCATCGCGCAACCTACAACCGCCGAGAATATCGGGATTTTATGGCAACTGCTCCCCAAGGAGAGTTTCGCTATGGCTTTTACAATCCGGCGCAAGGGGTAGGGTCAATTGGGCCGGAGATTTTTGGAACGGTTCCCACGGATGCACTGAAATTCTATCTACTCTACCAGCAATCGGAGAGTTTGGAATCTGCGATCGCAGATTTGGCGTATGACTGGAATCCTTGCTGCTTGACTCACAACGACCTGAAATTGAACAACATCTTGGTTCATTCCAGGTGGGAAAAACTAGACAATTGCCTAGTAAGACTAATTAATTGGGAAGCTTGTTCGTGGGGAGATCCCGCTTTTGATTTAGGAACTTTACTAGCAAGCTATTTAGGAATTTGGCTAAATAGCCTCGTCGTAGATCCCACCATTGAGTTACAAGAATCTCTACATCTGGCTTTGACACCGTTGGAGAGTTTGCAACCTTCAATTATTGCCCTCATTAGGGGTTATCTAAATGCTTTCCCAATGATTTTGGAATACCGCAATGACTTTATTGTGCGCGTTATCCAGTTTGCAGGATTGGCACTAATTCATCAAATTCAGGATATGATTACCTGCCGAAAATCCTTTAATAATGCTGATATTTGTATACTCCAAGTCGCTAAAAGTTTACTCACTATGCCACAGCAAGGTGTACTGACTATTTTCGGAATATCAAAGTCAGAAATTCTTAATCCTATAGGGAAAGTTCATAAACTTCCTGAAGCGTTAAAAGAGCCACAGCTACTTCGTCTTTATTACGAAAAAACTCGACTTCGTGGTTGTTAATAGCAGGAAACAGAAGAATTCTGAATTATGTTGTTTAAAGTTTGAGTTTTAAATGGATTAATGCTAAATTACTCTATCAATCAACCGCTAAACTCTCTATTCGATATTGCTAAGAATATTCAGATTGAACCAAATTTTTGTATTTATCATCCCAATTATCAACCCTTTGCTCTGCCGACTAAAGTGGCCGATAGATTTCAGCAAAATTCTGTAGATTTACAACAGAAATATTTAACTCTACTG
This window contains:
- a CDS encoding ATP-dependent Clp protease ATP-binding subunit, with protein sequence MFEHFTSEAIRVIMLAQEEARRLGHNFVGTEQILLGLMGEGTGVAAKVLAELGVTLKDARREVEKIIGRGSGFVPPEIPFTPKVKSLFEQSFKEAHSLGQNYINTEHLLLGLTEAGEGVAAKVLQNLGVDFKTVRSAIVRRLGENAPAFAGSGSQKRTQPLTMEEYGRNLTKLAQEGRLDPVVGREKEIERAIQILGRRTKNNPVLIGEPGVGKTAIAEGLAQRIINQDVPESLQDKQVISLDMGSLVAGTRFRGDFEERIKKVVEEVRTVGNIILVIDEIHTLVGAGGTEGGLDAANILKPALARGELQCIGATTLDEYRKHIERDAALERRFQPIMVGEPSVEETVQILYGLRGAYEQHHKVTILDSALVAAAELSDRYISDRFLPDKAIDLIDEAGSRVRLRNSQSSPNKELKRELAGVTKEKEAAVRVQDFDKAVTLRDQELKLAEQLQATFTPNEQPVNSTVVDEEDIAQIVASWTGVPVNKLTESESELLLHLEDTLHQRLIGQEQAVSAVSRGIRRARVGLKNPNRPIASFIFSGPTGVGKTELAKALASYFFGAEDSMIRLDMSEYMESHTVAKLIGSPPGYVGYDEGGQLTEAVRRKPYTVLLFDEIEKAHPDVFNMLLQLLDDGHLTDAKGRKVDFKNTLIILTSNIGSKVIEKGGSGLGFDFDTQADASYNRIRTLVNEELKAYFRPEFLNRLDEIIVFTQLSRDEVKQIAEIMLREVSKRLTEKGITLEVSDRFKELVVQEGYNPSYGARPLRRAIMRLLEDSLAEAMLSGQITDGDTALIDVDDDSQVRVQKLEKRELLLANVG
- the aroC gene encoding chorismate synthase → MGNIFGHLFRISTFGESHGGGVGVVIDGCPPQLDISAEEIQVELDRRRPGQSKITTPRKEADTCEIISGVFEGKTLGTPITILVRNQDTRPQDYDEMAQKYRPSHADATYDAKYGIRNWQGGGRSSARETIGRVAAGAIAKKILRQVANIEIIAYVKRIKDLEGVVDPNTVTLEQVESNIVRCPDAECGDRMIELIEQIGRQGDSIGGVVECVARNVPKGLGEPVFDKLEADIAKGVMSLPASKGFEIGSGFAGTLLTGIEHNDEFYINQNGEIRTVTNRSGGIQGGISNGENIILRVAFKPTATIRKEQKTVTREGEETLLAAKGRHDPCVLPRAVPMVEAMVALILCDHLLRHHGQCKVL
- a CDS encoding DUF3288 family protein, whose product is MTEPKVGKDQQHPLYNRDRPLIDILLAQEATDYNLAELARLRMRYQGFPGARDIQKDLDKVLQQWGLTEIELFEKTRKIHDLGGIYKSRGKKDEQDWN
- a CDS encoding aminoglycoside phosphotransferase family protein — protein: MVLSLSSHNVIQYLQEAGLCSSEDDASDKSELPGSSKNSFDLLVTLADNRKLLIKQERNVKSNDGAPHELFQEWLFHQLLQQFPVLGNISEVAPLVVHFDEENSILVRNYSSEYLKLATLYHNNEICPQEIATAIGTTLAGLHRATYNRREYRDFMATAPQGEFRYGFYNPAQGVGSIGPEIFGTVPTDALKFYLLYQQSESLESAIADLAYDWNPCCLTHNDLKLNNILVHSRWEKLDNCLVRLINWEACSWGDPAFDLGTLLASYLGIWLNSLVVDPTIELQESLHLALTPLESLQPSIIALIRGYLNAFPMILEYRNDFIVRVIQFAGLALIHQIQDMITCRKSFNNADICILQVAKSLLTMPQQGVLTIFGISKSEILNPIGKVHKLPEALKEPQLLRLYYEKTRLRGC